Proteins encoded within one genomic window of Nitrospinaceae bacterium:
- the argH gene encoding argininosuccinate lyase, whose translation MQKKKLAKSRSGKLWGGRFAQRTDARVESFTESVSFDSRLASCDVRGSIAHAEMLGAKGIVSKGDSRKIVTGLKGILKDIESGKFKFDPALEDVHMNIEAALTRKIGAAGGRLHTARSRNDQVATTVRLWLREAIDEIQKSLLSMRLALVGQAEQTVDYIMPGYTHLQRAQPVSFAHHVLAYSQMFRRDGERLDDVKKRVNVLPLGSAALAGTGHPIDRKMVARKLGFNAVAENSMDAVSDRDFAIEFSSAAAIAIMHMSRLGEEIVLWSSGEFSFIELPDAFATGSSLMPQKKNPDVAEIVRGKSGRVYGDLMALLTLMKGLPLTYNRDMQEDKEPLFDAADTLLTSLGVMAPLVESIRPQKGRMANAAEGGYMTATDLADAMVLRGIPFREAHEAAGRAVRLATEKGVPLAGLTGADLQKTDKRLVAADLDATKLTRSLASRTSEGGSSRRSILNQIRMERKRLGLQK comes from the coding sequence ATTCAAAAGAAAAAACTGGCAAAATCCCGCTCTGGTAAACTCTGGGGCGGAAGATTCGCCCAGAGGACGGATGCTCGGGTCGAGTCGTTCACCGAGAGCGTCTCGTTCGACAGCCGTCTCGCCTCGTGTGATGTCCGGGGCTCGATTGCGCATGCCGAGATGTTGGGGGCGAAGGGCATTGTCTCGAAAGGCGACAGCCGAAAAATCGTCACCGGACTGAAAGGTATCTTGAAAGATATCGAGTCGGGAAAATTTAAATTTGATCCGGCTCTCGAGGACGTGCATATGAACATTGAGGCGGCGTTGACCAGAAAAATTGGTGCTGCCGGCGGGAGGTTGCATACGGCAAGGAGTCGAAATGATCAGGTGGCGACCACCGTTCGGCTTTGGCTTCGGGAGGCTATCGACGAGATCCAGAAGAGCCTTTTGAGTATGAGGTTGGCGCTGGTCGGGCAAGCCGAGCAAACGGTTGATTACATCATGCCTGGATATACGCACCTTCAAAGGGCACAACCCGTCTCATTTGCCCATCATGTACTTGCTTACTCCCAGATGTTCCGGAGGGACGGGGAGCGGCTCGATGACGTCAAGAAGCGGGTGAATGTCCTGCCGCTTGGCTCGGCGGCCCTCGCGGGCACCGGGCATCCCATCGACAGAAAAATGGTTGCTCGTAAACTCGGGTTTAATGCTGTCGCTGAGAACAGCATGGACGCGGTGAGTGATCGCGATTTTGCTATCGAATTCTCATCGGCTGCCGCGATTGCGATTATGCATATGAGCCGGTTGGGCGAGGAGATCGTCCTGTGGTCCAGCGGAGAATTTTCGTTTATTGAATTGCCGGATGCATTTGCCACAGGTAGCTCGCTAATGCCGCAGAAGAAGAATCCTGATGTCGCGGAAATTGTCCGGGGCAAGAGTGGTCGTGTTTATGGTGATTTAATGGCTCTTTTGACTTTGATGAAGGGGCTTCCGTTGACTTATAACAGGGACATGCAAGAGGACAAGGAGCCACTTTTTGATGCTGCTGATACGCTTTTGACCTCGCTGGGTGTGATGGCGCCGCTTGTTGAAAGCATACGGCCCCAAAAGGGGAGGATGGCCAATGCCGCCGAAGGTGGTTATATGACCGCGACCGATCTGGCCGATGCAATGGTCCTCAGGGGAATTCCGTTCCGGGAGGCCCATGAGGCGGCAGGTCGGGCGGTTCGGTTGGCGACCGAGAAAGGTGTCCCTCTCGCAGGTCTCACGGGCGCTGACCTGCAAAAAACCGACAAGCGGCTCGTTGCTGCCGATCTTGACGCGACGAAGCTCACTCGCTCGCTTGCCTCTAGAACAAGCGAGGGTGGATCGTCGAGGCGGAGTATCCTGAATCAGATTCGCATGGAGAGGAAACGGCTTGGTCTTCAAAAATAG
- a CDS encoding tetratricopeptide repeat protein has protein sequence MVENKDKKSKAPDDETLQDALDEALKLLQAGRYAEAESIYRNILGHANIKPKDGELGEGSRILLDAFNNLGISLQLQNKMPEAIECYRQAIVIDSTYADAHSNLGAALQRQGVLDEAVSSFRRALEINPAHGTAPCNLGVVLQSQGKFEEAETYCLLAIENNPKNPEAYNVLGNTLLVAGRLDEAVDRYQEALAISPGFLDACCNLGTALQRLKRFDESIRVFQQGIDISPHHPLAHNNLGISLKALGRLDEAIACYRSALEFAPNYIDALCNLGNALLEQGRLDEAIVSCRRALELEPKFVEALNVIGSALQEKGDLYEGDASFRRAYELAPENTEALNNFGAVLDRQGDIDGAIECWLKILDVAPEHSRALNNLGIAMVSQGKLNEGVAYYQRAMASAPDYAEAFFNYSLALLVQGDFENGWANYSRRLERRDVREDNFRFSSEVWDGAPLRGKTILIHAEQGLGDTLQFVRYGKDVAARGGRVILECHPAQKSLLLDISGFDAVIGKGESLPEYETHVSLLSLPRIFGTNLDSIPADVPYLSSPIGVAIPGNLHLEKDRLKVGLAWAGNPNHLNDRNRSIPLEKFDSLLKLKGIKFYSLQVGSSVDDIARLSLNEFIEDLSPKLTDFAATAAAVDKLDLVISVDTSIVHLAGAMARPVWTLLPLAPDWRWLLGRDDSPWYPTMRLFRQGAIEDWESVLVRVGAALEVLAKNG, from the coding sequence CGAAGGATGGCGAACTTGGCGAGGGAAGCCGAATTCTGCTGGATGCGTTTAATAATTTGGGTATCTCCCTCCAACTGCAAAATAAAATGCCTGAAGCCATTGAATGCTACCGACAGGCTATCGTAATTGATTCCACCTATGCCGATGCGCACAGCAATCTCGGGGCCGCCCTCCAACGACAAGGGGTGCTCGATGAGGCTGTCTCTTCATTCCGCAGGGCACTGGAGATTAATCCTGCTCATGGGACAGCCCCCTGCAACCTCGGGGTAGTCCTTCAAAGCCAAGGTAAGTTCGAGGAGGCGGAAACGTATTGCCTCCTCGCTATCGAAAATAATCCCAAAAACCCTGAGGCCTACAATGTCCTTGGGAATACGCTTCTAGTGGCAGGGCGTTTGGACGAGGCTGTTGACCGCTACCAGGAGGCCCTTGCTATCTCCCCTGGGTTTCTTGATGCCTGTTGCAATCTTGGAACGGCATTGCAACGCTTGAAGCGGTTCGATGAATCGATTCGGGTTTTTCAACAAGGAATTGATATCAGTCCCCATCATCCGCTGGCGCACAACAACCTTGGGATATCTCTTAAGGCGCTTGGGAGGCTAGATGAGGCAATTGCTTGTTATCGCTCAGCATTGGAGTTTGCTCCCAATTATATCGATGCCCTTTGCAATCTGGGCAATGCCCTGTTGGAGCAGGGTCGTTTGGATGAAGCTATTGTTTCCTGCCGCCGGGCTCTTGAACTGGAGCCGAAATTTGTCGAGGCGCTTAACGTTATAGGGAGTGCTCTCCAGGAGAAAGGTGATTTGTATGAAGGGGATGCCTCGTTTCGACGAGCCTACGAGCTTGCGCCTGAAAATACCGAGGCGCTAAATAATTTTGGGGCCGTACTCGATAGGCAGGGGGATATCGACGGTGCGATTGAATGTTGGTTGAAAATTCTTGACGTTGCGCCCGAGCACTCCAGGGCGCTCAATAATCTTGGGATAGCTATGGTATCCCAAGGAAAACTGAACGAGGGTGTGGCCTATTATCAGCGTGCCATGGCATCGGCGCCTGACTATGCCGAAGCGTTTTTTAATTACTCCCTGGCGCTTTTAGTTCAGGGCGATTTCGAAAACGGCTGGGCGAATTATTCTCGGAGATTAGAGCGCAGGGATGTGCGTGAAGATAATTTTCGATTTTCATCCGAGGTTTGGGACGGCGCTCCTCTGAGGGGCAAAACGATATTGATACACGCCGAGCAAGGGCTAGGCGATACCCTCCAGTTTGTGCGCTATGGCAAGGATGTGGCAGCGAGAGGTGGGCGGGTGATTCTGGAATGTCACCCCGCGCAGAAGTCGTTGCTCTTAGATATATCGGGTTTTGATGCTGTTATCGGAAAAGGGGAGTCGCTTCCTGAATACGAGACCCATGTGTCTTTGCTGAGCCTACCTCGAATTTTCGGAACCAATCTCGATTCGATTCCTGCGGATGTCCCGTATCTATCGTCGCCAATTGGGGTCGCTATTCCGGGTAATCTTCATCTAGAAAAAGACAGGTTAAAGGTGGGTCTTGCTTGGGCGGGTAATCCGAATCACCTAAACGATAGGAACCGTTCCATTCCTCTTGAGAAGTTCGATTCTCTTCTGAAGTTGAAGGGCATCAAGTTTTACAGCCTTCAGGTCGGCTCATCGGTCGATGACATCGCTCGTCTGTCTCTCAATGAATTCATAGAAGATTTAAGCCCGAAGCTGACAGATTTTGCCGCCACGGCGGCGGCTGTCGATAAACTTGACTTGGTTATCTCGGTGGATACGTCCATCGTGCACCTAGCCGGTGCGATGGCGAGGCCCGTTTGGACCCTCTTGCCTCTTGCTCCCGATTGGCGCTGGCTACTTGGTAGGGACGATTCTCCCTGGTACCCAACGATGCGCCTGTTCAGACAAGGCGCAATCGAGGATTGGGAAAGCGTGCTTGTTAGGGTTGGGGCCGCATTAGAGGTGCTTGCGAAAAATGGATGA
- a CDS encoding methyltransferase domain-containing protein has translation MIALSGSWKGFLSGQLRRSAHDGPYRVKRGFNVTSPDGGAENEERELRRILRPCVCAACGHHVAVPFYDGGLQPLATLAWPGSADEARGMERLPVRFVRCVECGHVYNPEFEYSKVPYSEKPNLMFNRGTFWKEHLGRVRELLLRRLPLDPTVVEIGCGDAHLLRALAEAHPQGRYIGFDPNASVNTGGGLIEARNELFDPAIHLSECRPDLIISRHVLEHLIDPMGFLQALAFAVSWEGLDTRLFIEVPCIDKTIPIARTCDFFYEHNSNFTTESFTKLLQRCSREVELVERSYDDEVIYGFVRIGAREGQASLANESLDFAMKAQNTKSAVISRLNELFKGKKKVAIWGGTGKAAAFINRYELDADRFPLVVDSDKYKVGTFVPGTGQEILFRDHLKSSPVDVIVIATQWRAKDIVHEIKECGIPYDEVMLESDGRLVDYFRDPNIYNTGE, from the coding sequence ATGATAGCGCTGTCCGGGAGTTGGAAGGGTTTTTTATCCGGGCAGTTGAGGCGGTCCGCCCATGATGGCCCATATCGAGTGAAAAGGGGTTTCAACGTGACTAGTCCTGATGGTGGTGCTGAAAACGAGGAGCGCGAACTTCGGCGAATTCTGCGTCCATGTGTATGTGCAGCCTGTGGTCATCATGTAGCCGTGCCATTTTATGATGGGGGGCTCCAGCCGCTCGCCACGCTGGCATGGCCCGGCAGCGCGGATGAGGCGAGGGGAATGGAGCGTCTGCCCGTTCGGTTTGTCCGGTGCGTTGAATGCGGCCATGTCTATAATCCCGAATTCGAATACTCGAAGGTTCCTTACTCGGAGAAACCGAATTTGATGTTCAACCGGGGAACTTTCTGGAAGGAACATCTTGGCAGAGTGCGGGAACTTCTATTGCGGCGTCTTCCACTCGATCCCACCGTGGTGGAAATCGGCTGTGGGGACGCCCATCTTCTTCGGGCCCTCGCCGAAGCCCACCCGCAGGGCCGCTACATCGGCTTCGATCCGAATGCTTCGGTTAATACCGGAGGCGGGCTGATTGAGGCTCGAAACGAACTGTTTGATCCAGCCATTCATCTGAGTGAATGCCGCCCGGATTTAATTATCAGCAGACATGTTCTTGAGCACCTGATTGATCCGATGGGGTTCCTTCAGGCACTCGCGTTCGCCGTTAGCTGGGAAGGCCTCGATACGCGCCTGTTCATCGAGGTGCCCTGTATCGATAAAACCATTCCCATTGCCCGGACATGCGATTTTTTCTACGAGCACAATTCGAATTTCACGACGGAATCTTTCACTAAGCTCTTGCAAAGATGTTCAAGAGAGGTCGAACTCGTTGAGCGTAGCTATGATGATGAAGTTATTTACGGATTTGTTCGTATCGGAGCAAGGGAAGGTCAGGCTTCGCTGGCTAACGAATCACTCGATTTTGCGATGAAGGCTCAAAATACCAAGTCTGCGGTCATATCCCGCCTCAACGAACTGTTCAAAGGCAAGAAGAAGGTGGCCATCTGGGGAGGGACAGGCAAAGCGGCGGCGTTTATTAATCGTTACGAATTGGACGCCGACCGCTTTCCCCTTGTCGTTGATTCGGACAAGTACAAAGTGGGAACATTTGTCCCGGGTACGGGCCAGGAGATACTTTTTCGGGATCACTTGAAGAGTTCGCCCGTGGATGTGATTGTCATTGCCACGCAATGGCGTGCAAAGGACATCGTTCACGAGATCAAGGAATGTGGGATTCCGTATGATGAGGTGATGCTGGAGAGCGACGGGCGCTTGGTCGATTATTTCAGGGACCCGAATATCTATAATACCGGCGAATAG
- a CDS encoding tetratricopeptide repeat protein, whose amino-acid sequence MADNSEPQRENLPKEDSPSLAANISALMGEATLHKKSGDNAKAGSAYLHVLQFDPGHAEAHYNIGHLYIAEENLPKAVKSIQNAIHFKPDYLEAHMTLGALLRAEGKFEEADKYFRSAVQCRPDHAAAHYFLGLGLKDQQKPDEAVMSFLEATRLNPSYAQAHFSLGDALRALGKIDSAIESYRIAVRIQPNDIRSLLHLGAALLEQENDSEAIEKFREVIHLDPANHDAYFGLGAIYHAQKKHSQAEENYRQAITCKTDYIEAWMHLAALMGEGTRYTEAQKAYQEILTHSPENTLAKLALDIFCPVFFNSTREIDEHRAKIEKSLDRYDPASLQIDFMETVNFFPFPSFEMVHHGRDELPWRSKYADLFAQFFRLEHPDLIGDFSTDEGQPDMNKHIHVGIVTTHKHEGPFLLWMKGLVENLSAEKYDVSVVCHKKSYEYLSSKINRKGQLDYFFINHNFREAVKSIQAKKFDLLIFHEVGTGPINYFLPFFRLAPVQCVTMGHGYTTGIPEMDYVVSSDLAEPPNGESHYREQLVRLNVPRIYFRRPELPAILKSRDFFSMSDSDNIYACPQSLFKFHPDFDEHLGHILRRDTKGILILLEGTSKEWNELLMGRFRKTIPDVVDRIRMLPRMPKEDFLNLLAVSDVSLDPISVGGGTTSYECLAVGTPLVTLPGEFQRARVTYAFYKKMEMMDCVASTPEEYVELALRLGTDHTYNKKMRDKILAANHVIFEDKNYVREMEDFIFRAVKKARSGTD is encoded by the coding sequence ATGGCGGACAATTCCGAACCACAAAGAGAAAACCTACCGAAAGAAGACTCCCCCTCCCTGGCGGCAAATATTTCTGCGCTGATGGGAGAAGCGACGCTTCACAAAAAATCAGGCGACAATGCGAAAGCGGGCTCCGCATACCTTCACGTTCTTCAATTTGATCCAGGCCATGCCGAGGCACACTACAATATTGGGCATCTATACATCGCCGAGGAAAACCTTCCCAAGGCGGTGAAGAGCATTCAAAACGCCATTCACTTCAAGCCTGACTATCTTGAAGCACACATGACGCTGGGAGCGCTCCTTCGAGCGGAAGGCAAATTCGAGGAAGCTGACAAATACTTCCGGAGCGCGGTGCAATGTCGGCCCGACCATGCGGCAGCACATTACTTTCTTGGGCTCGGACTAAAAGATCAACAAAAGCCAGATGAGGCCGTAATGAGCTTTCTTGAGGCGACGCGTCTCAATCCATCTTATGCACAAGCGCACTTCAGTCTCGGGGACGCACTAAGAGCATTGGGGAAAATCGATTCGGCGATAGAGAGTTACCGAATTGCAGTGCGCATCCAACCAAATGACATCAGATCTCTTCTACACCTTGGAGCCGCCTTGCTTGAGCAGGAAAATGACAGCGAGGCTATCGAAAAATTCAGAGAAGTCATTCACCTGGATCCAGCCAATCATGATGCCTATTTTGGTCTCGGCGCTATTTATCACGCTCAAAAAAAGCACTCTCAGGCAGAAGAAAATTACCGCCAAGCCATTACATGTAAGACCGATTACATCGAGGCATGGATGCACCTAGCGGCTCTTATGGGCGAGGGAACGAGATACACCGAAGCACAAAAAGCATATCAAGAGATCTTGACCCACAGTCCAGAAAACACACTGGCGAAGCTGGCCTTAGATATTTTTTGCCCCGTATTTTTTAATTCAACTCGTGAGATTGATGAGCACCGGGCAAAAATTGAAAAATCTCTGGATAGATATGACCCGGCCTCGCTTCAAATTGATTTCATGGAGACAGTGAATTTCTTTCCGTTTCCCTCTTTCGAAATGGTGCATCATGGCCGCGACGAACTCCCTTGGAGATCAAAGTACGCGGATTTATTTGCACAGTTTTTTCGACTCGAACACCCAGATTTAATTGGCGACTTCTCTACGGATGAAGGGCAGCCGGACATGAACAAACACATCCATGTCGGCATCGTAACCACACACAAACACGAAGGTCCCTTTTTATTATGGATGAAAGGCCTCGTCGAGAATCTGTCTGCGGAAAAATACGATGTATCCGTCGTGTGCCACAAAAAAAGCTACGAATACTTGTCGAGCAAAATCAACAGAAAAGGCCAATTAGACTACTTCTTCATTAATCACAACTTCAGGGAGGCGGTCAAAAGCATACAAGCCAAGAAATTTGACTTACTAATCTTCCACGAGGTTGGAACAGGACCCATCAACTACTTCCTACCATTTTTTCGCTTGGCTCCCGTCCAGTGCGTCACGATGGGGCATGGCTACACAACGGGGATACCTGAGATGGACTACGTCGTATCGAGCGATTTGGCGGAGCCACCTAATGGTGAGTCGCATTACAGAGAACAACTTGTCCGCCTTAATGTTCCGAGGATCTATTTTCGACGTCCAGAGCTTCCCGCAATATTAAAGAGCCGAGATTTTTTCAGTATGTCGGATTCGGATAACATTTACGCTTGTCCCCAAAGCCTATTTAAGTTCCACCCAGATTTCGACGAGCATTTAGGCCATATTCTGCGAAGAGACACGAAAGGCATTTTGATTCTTCTCGAAGGAACCTCTAAAGAATGGAACGAACTGCTGATGGGGCGATTTCGCAAGACAATTCCCGATGTTGTCGACCGGATTCGCATGCTCCCTCGGATGCCCAAAGAAGATTTTCTCAATTTACTCGCCGTATCGGATGTCAGTCTCGACCCGATATCCGTCGGCGGAGGTACCACGTCATATGAATGCCTTGCCGTTGGAACTCCCCTCGTCACCTTACCGGGAGAATTCCAGCGCGCACGTGTTACGTATGCCTTCTACAAAAAAATGGAAATGATGGACTGCGTAGCTTCAACTCCCGAAGAATATGTAGAACTGGCGCTTCGGCTGGGAACCGACCACACTTACAACAAGAAGATGAGGGATAAAATACTCGCCGCGAACCACGTAATTTTCGAGGACAAGAACTACGTGCGAGAAATGGAAGATTTTATTTTCAGAGCAGTGAAAAAAGCCCGCTCAGGCACCGACTAA
- a CDS encoding tetratricopeptide repeat protein, which produces MDDSLLAPVIEAIRAGHLDEAEDACRKVAVENSESPDPVHFLGVIASQRGQFSEAIAFYHQAIRLNPSQPSFYTNLGSALYSSGSFNEAIEAFQKAIALQPENPIAHNNLANLLREEGRLAEAESSYLEALRLMPDYPDALNNIGIVLGELGRPDEAIAHYERALAISPNSAEIYNLLGNVLLAGGRPGEAEAGFRRAIELNPDYADAHEGRATAIAAQGRPEEAEFSYLEAIRLNPENTTANLNLAGMYLKYGDSDRALSVYERLILLQPEVVGAHLGKSRALSALCRDGEAVDSIRHAAGLDPENEMLVLASEVYCPALMEGTDEIERRREEIDEALGRRTPGSILLNPDEILRWGTEPSFYLAYHGKNDLAIRSKYADLFRVDDLAEPKGSGEEIYRIGFVVTERHEGIFLSFMEGILKNMFDDRLEVNVICVEGSRKIISEKMGGSKMRYHVISQKFESALREIRAGRYDLLFYFEVGTDSFNYFLPFFRLAPVQCTSWGYPVTSGISQIDYFISSHLVESEDAEEHYRERLECLNALPAYYYRPKAPARPGSRTDFAISESENVYLCSQSLFKIHPDYDKVLANILRSDPVGQVVMIEGKHPNWHRCMQARFRENIPDVAGRVRFVPQMSRDDYLRLITMSDVMLDPFPFGSGNSAYESIAMGTPVVTLPGEFMRGRVTSGCYSKIEVLDCVASSPEEYVDIALRVGREADFREVVKDKILNENAMLFEDDSAVRELEGFFIRAVEAVRP; this is translated from the coding sequence ATGGATGATTCCTTGCTGGCCCCCGTCATAGAAGCCATCCGTGCTGGTCACCTTGATGAGGCCGAGGATGCCTGCCGGAAGGTAGCTGTTGAAAATTCGGAGAGCCCAGATCCCGTACATTTTCTCGGAGTCATCGCCTCACAGCGAGGCCAATTTTCCGAGGCCATAGCATTTTATCATCAGGCAATAAGGCTAAACCCTTCGCAGCCCAGTTTTTATACGAATTTAGGAAGTGCACTTTATTCCTCAGGTAGTTTCAATGAGGCGATAGAGGCATTTCAAAAGGCTATCGCTCTGCAGCCAGAGAACCCTATCGCACACAACAACTTGGCGAATCTTCTCCGCGAGGAGGGGAGGCTTGCCGAGGCTGAATCCTCCTACCTTGAAGCCTTGCGACTGATGCCTGATTATCCAGATGCCCTTAACAACATTGGCATTGTACTGGGTGAGTTAGGCCGTCCAGATGAGGCAATCGCGCATTACGAGCGAGCTCTCGCGATTAGTCCCAATTCCGCTGAAATCTATAACCTTCTTGGAAATGTCCTATTGGCAGGCGGAAGGCCTGGTGAGGCTGAGGCCGGTTTTCGACGGGCGATTGAGCTTAATCCTGATTACGCGGATGCCCATGAAGGTCGGGCCACGGCGATTGCTGCGCAAGGCCGCCCCGAGGAGGCCGAGTTTTCTTATCTTGAGGCGATTCGCCTTAATCCCGAAAACACGACGGCGAATCTAAACCTTGCGGGGATGTATCTAAAGTATGGTGACAGCGACAGGGCGCTTTCAGTGTATGAAAGATTAATCCTTCTTCAACCGGAGGTTGTCGGTGCGCATCTGGGGAAAAGCAGAGCTTTGAGCGCTTTATGCCGGGACGGGGAGGCGGTCGATTCAATACGCCACGCTGCAGGGCTTGATCCGGAAAATGAAATGCTTGTGCTTGCCTCGGAGGTCTATTGTCCGGCACTCATGGAGGGAACAGATGAAATCGAGCGGCGGCGCGAGGAAATAGATGAGGCGCTTGGTCGTCGTACGCCGGGCTCTATTCTGCTTAACCCGGATGAAATTCTCCGTTGGGGTACGGAGCCTTCTTTCTATTTGGCCTATCACGGGAAAAACGATCTGGCCATTCGCTCAAAATATGCGGATCTTTTCAGGGTCGATGATCTCGCCGAGCCTAAAGGATCGGGTGAGGAAATTTATCGAATCGGTTTCGTCGTTACGGAAAGACACGAAGGGATATTCCTCAGCTTCATGGAGGGCATTCTGAAAAATATGTTCGATGATCGCCTGGAGGTTAATGTCATATGTGTGGAAGGGTCTCGAAAAATCATCTCTGAGAAGATGGGCGGCTCGAAAATGAGATATCATGTCATATCGCAAAAATTCGAATCGGCGCTCCGGGAGATTCGAGCGGGGCGGTATGATTTGCTCTTCTATTTTGAGGTTGGCACCGATTCCTTCAATTACTTTCTTCCTTTTTTTCGGCTTGCGCCCGTGCAATGCACCTCATGGGGGTATCCTGTCACAAGCGGGATTTCTCAAATTGATTACTTTATTTCAAGCCACCTTGTCGAGTCCGAGGACGCGGAAGAGCATTACCGGGAAAGGCTTGAGTGCTTGAACGCTTTGCCTGCGTACTACTACCGTCCGAAAGCGCCCGCCCGTCCCGGAAGCCGCACGGATTTTGCCATCTCCGAGAGTGAAAATGTGTATTTATGCTCCCAGAGTTTGTTTAAAATTCACCCAGACTATGACAAGGTTCTGGCTAATATACTCCGGTCGGACCCCGTGGGGCAGGTGGTGATGATCGAGGGGAAGCATCCGAACTGGCATCGGTGCATGCAGGCCCGTTTCAGGGAGAACATTCCGGATGTGGCGGGTCGCGTTCGATTCGTCCCGCAAATGAGCCGGGACGACTATCTTCGGCTCATTACGATGTCAGATGTGATGCTCGACCCGTTTCCCTTTGGATCTGGAAATTCCGCATATGAGAGCATTGCCATGGGAACTCCCGTAGTTACCCTCCCCGGGGAGTTCATGCGGGGCAGGGTCACCAGTGGGTGCTATTCGAAAATTGAGGTGTTGGATTGTGTAGCTTCCTCCCCGGAGGAATATGTGGATATTGCTCTAAGAGTGGGACGGGAAGCGGATTTTCGTGAAGTGGTTAAAGATAAGATTCTGAATGAGAACGCGATGCTGTTCGAGGATGATAGCGCTGTCCGGGAGTTGGAAGGGTTTTTTATCCGGGCAGTTGAGGCGGTCCGCCCATGA
- a CDS encoding sulfotransferase has protein sequence MKSPTPTKKPIYILGCQRSGTSLLRRIIGSHSNIAAPAESAFLVQLARMFEIKRSLQGLLDMGFSEEDVLAQMRVFICHFFDEYTKSKGKNRWADKTTPYLDHADTIERIFNGEVVYVGIVRHGLDVANSLSKMDWGVLAPYFAGDIDKRIAGIKFWRDQNQKLLDFKSKVGDRFHLIRYEELTESPSPVLQDLFSFLYEPWESGVLNYNNYDHDPGFESDEVAEHKSIVPNSGRYKAWPKGLQEQAFSEAREIFDSLDYHLN, from the coding sequence ATGAAATCACCCACCCCCACCAAAAAACCGATATACATATTAGGATGCCAGCGTTCAGGGACATCATTACTTAGACGAATCATAGGTTCTCATTCGAACATTGCAGCCCCGGCCGAATCTGCGTTTTTAGTGCAATTAGCCCGTATGTTTGAAATTAAACGTTCGCTACAGGGGCTTCTGGACATGGGATTTTCCGAGGAAGATGTACTGGCGCAAATGAGAGTCTTCATATGTCATTTTTTTGATGAGTACACGAAATCCAAAGGGAAAAATCGATGGGCAGATAAAACAACCCCTTATCTCGATCATGCAGATACGATTGAACGAATTTTCAATGGAGAGGTGGTGTACGTAGGAATAGTGCGGCATGGCCTTGACGTCGCCAACTCATTGAGCAAAATGGATTGGGGCGTGTTGGCGCCTTATTTTGCAGGAGATATCGACAAGAGAATCGCTGGCATAAAGTTTTGGCGCGATCAAAACCAAAAACTTTTGGATTTCAAATCAAAAGTGGGTGATCGTTTTCATTTAATCCGATACGAAGAGTTAACGGAGAGCCCCTCCCCTGTCCTTCAGGATTTATTTTCTTTTCTCTATGAACCATGGGAATCAGGGGTATTGAATTACAATAATTACGATCATGACCCAGGTTTCGAAAGCGACGAAGTGGCTGAGCACAAAAGTATCGTACCCAACTCCGGCAGATATAAGGCTTGGCCCAAAGGTCTCCAGGAGCAGGCATTTTCTGAGGCTCGGGAAATTTTTGACAGTCTCGACTATCATTTGAACTAG